In Phocoena sinus isolate mPhoSin1 chromosome X, mPhoSin1.pri, whole genome shotgun sequence, a genomic segment contains:
- the LOC116747357 gene encoding LOW QUALITY PROTEIN: actin-related protein 2/3 complex subunit 1A-like (The sequence of the model RefSeq protein was modified relative to this genomic sequence to represent the inferred CDS: deleted 3 bases in 2 codons), with the protein MPGTGIIQIALSPNNHEVHIYKNGSQWVKAHEFKEHNRHITGIDWAPKSDRIVTCRADHNAYVWGQKGGVWKPTLVILRINCAAAFVKWSLLENKFAAGSRAQLISVCYFESENDWWVSKHIKKPIRSTVASTPWGSKMPFGQLMSEFGGGGSGTGGWVNVVSFFASGSRLAWVSHDVTVSVVDASKSVQVSTLKTEFLPLLSVSFGSENSVVAAGHDCYPMLFNYDDRGCLTFVSKLDLPKESIQHNMSAMEHFHNTDKWATTKDRNTALETLHQNSITQVSLYEVDKQDCRKFCTTGIDGAMTIWDFKTLESSIQGLWIM; encoded by the exons ATGCCTGGAACAGGGATCATA CAGATTGCCCTTAGCCCCAATAACCATGAAGTCCACATCTATAAGAACGGGAGCCAGTGGGTGAAAGCTCATGAGTTCAAGGAGCACAACAGACATATCACAGGTATCGACTGGGCTCCCAAGAGTGACCGCATTGTCACTTGTAGGGCTGACCACAATGCCTACGTCTGGGGTCAGAAAGGTGGAGTTTGGAAGCCGACCCTGGTGATCCTGAGAATTAACTGCGCAGCCGCTTTTGTCAAGTGGTCCCTGCTAGAGAACAAATTTGCTGCGGGCAGCAGAGCACAACTCATTTCTGTTTGTTACTTCGAGTCAGAAAATGACTGGTGGGTAAGCAAGCACATAAAAAAACCCATTCGCTCCACGGTCGCCAGTACACCCTGGGGCAGCAAGATGCCTTTTGGTCAGCTGATGTCA GAGTTTGGTGGCGGTGGCAGTGGCACTGGCGGCTGGGTGAACGTGGTCAGCTTCTTTGCCAGCGGGAGCCGCCTGGCCTGGGTCAGCCACGACGTCACCGTGTCTGTTGTTGATGCCTCAAAAAGCGTGCAGGTCTCAACTCTGAAGACAGAGTTCCTGCCCCTCCTGAGTGTGTCGTTCGGCTCAGAGAACAGCGTTGTGGCTGCTGGCCATGACTGCTACCCCATGCTCTTTAACTACGACGACCGTGGCTGCTTGACCTTCGTCTCCAAGCTAGACCTCCCGAAAGAGAGCATCCAGCACAACATGTCGGCCATGGAGCACTTCCACAACACGGACAAGTGGGCCACGACCAAGGACCGAAACACAGCCCTGGAGACACTGCACCAGAACAGCATCACTCAAGTGTCTCTTTATGAGGTGGACAAGCAAGATTGTCGCAAATTTTGCACTACTGGCATTGACGGAGCCATGACCATTTGGGATTTCAAGACCTTAGAGTCTTCTATCCAGGGCCTTTGGATAATGTGA